The segment ACTGATGAAGCGAAAGAAACTTTAGAGTTATTAAAAGAAAATGGATTAGACAAGTTACCAATTTGTATGGCAAAAACTCCTGCAAGTTTAACTGATGATCCAAAAGTATTAGGAAGACCAACTGGATTTGATATTACAGTTAGAGAACTTAGAGTTTCTGCTGGAGCAGGATTTATTGTTGCCTTAACTGGTGCAGTAATGACAATGCCTGGACTTCCAAAAGTACCAGCTGCAGAAAGAATGGATGTAACTGAAGAAGGTAAAATTGTTGGTTTATTCTAAAATTAACAGGCGCAATGTCAAATAGGGTGGAATAATTACTCAAATCGATATTGTTGCATCAACCAACACAATTTATTGTGTTGGTTTTTTATGTCTTAATTAGATTCTCTGTTATAAAAATTCTAGTTTTAAATCTTTCGAATTTTTTATATCCACATGATATTGTTTTTAACTTTTTAATCTTAGATATTGTACCTTCAATTATTCCATTATTGTATTCATATTCAAGGCCATTCTTTACATACTCTTTATGTTTTGTATATGTTTGAAGGCATGTTTTTATTTGCTTAGATATATTGTTCTCTGGATTATTAAT is part of the Bacilli bacterium PM5-9 genome and harbors:
- a CDS encoding transposase (product_source=COG3464; cog=COG3464; pfam=PF01610; superfamily=56672), producing the protein KSRHFKGQWISNKEVIEYMCNENEEFKINYQYYQKILFSLKYRDKDKLTIIINNPENNISKQIKTCLQTYTKHKEYVKNGLEYEYNNGIIEGTISKIKKLKTISCGYKKFERFKTRIFITENLIKT